The following coding sequences are from one Egicoccus sp. AB-alg6-2 window:
- the ffh gene encoding signal recognition particle protein — protein MFDALSTKLEAALDRVRGRGRLDEATVDATLKEIRLALLEADVNFKVVKGIVERLRERLVGEEVSKALNPAQQVIKAVSDELERALGGASAGLELKGKPAVILLAGLQGSGKTTAAGKLAALLKSKGRHPMLVACDLQRPAAVQQLKINADRVGVHVYAPVTSGDPVPVARDSIAKARETGCDVVIVDTAGRLHVDEELMGQAAAIREAVQPDETLFVIDAMIGQEAVNVAKAFLDSVGFDGVILSKLDGDARGGAALSVREVTGKPIKFASIGEKMEDFEAFHPDRMASRILGMGDVMTLIEKAEATYSEHEAAQAEQALLSGEFTLEDFLQQMQMLKRMGPLQGLLGMMPGMGKQLKDVDVDDRQVARIEAIIQSMTPKERREPKLLNGRRRKRIAAGSGTSVQEVNRLVKQFAEVQKLMKSASKMAGMQGMKPKGVKGAKAQAAALKQLQSGGGLPGGMPGLGGGGGMGGFAGLQPSPKKGKRR, from the coding sequence GTGTTCGACGCGCTGTCCACCAAGCTCGAAGCCGCCCTCGACCGCGTGCGCGGCCGCGGCCGGCTCGACGAGGCCACGGTCGACGCGACCCTGAAGGAGATCCGGCTCGCGCTGCTCGAGGCGGACGTCAACTTCAAGGTCGTCAAAGGCATCGTCGAACGGCTGCGGGAGCGGCTGGTCGGCGAAGAGGTGTCGAAGGCGCTCAACCCGGCGCAGCAGGTCATCAAGGCGGTCAGCGACGAGCTCGAGCGCGCCCTGGGCGGCGCGTCTGCCGGTCTCGAGCTCAAGGGCAAGCCGGCCGTCATCCTGCTCGCCGGCCTGCAGGGATCGGGAAAGACCACCGCCGCCGGCAAGCTGGCGGCACTGCTGAAGTCGAAGGGCCGCCACCCCATGCTGGTGGCCTGCGACCTGCAGCGTCCCGCCGCGGTGCAACAGCTCAAGATCAACGCCGACCGCGTCGGCGTCCACGTCTACGCCCCCGTCACCTCCGGCGACCCCGTGCCGGTCGCGCGGGACTCCATCGCCAAGGCGCGCGAGACCGGCTGTGACGTCGTCATCGTCGACACCGCCGGTCGTCTGCACGTCGACGAGGAGTTGATGGGCCAGGCCGCCGCGATCCGCGAGGCGGTCCAGCCCGACGAGACGCTGTTCGTCATCGACGCGATGATCGGTCAGGAGGCGGTCAACGTCGCCAAGGCGTTCCTCGACAGTGTCGGGTTCGACGGCGTCATCCTGTCCAAGCTCGACGGCGACGCCCGCGGCGGTGCCGCCCTGTCGGTGCGCGAGGTCACGGGCAAGCCGATCAAGTTCGCCTCCATCGGCGAGAAGATGGAGGACTTCGAGGCCTTCCACCCCGACCGCATGGCGTCGCGCATCCTCGGCATGGGCGACGTGATGACGCTCATCGAGAAGGCGGAGGCCACCTACTCGGAGCACGAGGCGGCACAGGCCGAACAGGCGCTGCTGTCGGGCGAGTTCACCCTCGAGGACTTCCTGCAGCAGATGCAGATGCTCAAGCGCATGGGGCCGCTGCAGGGGCTGCTCGGGATGATGCCGGGGATGGGCAAGCAGCTGAAGGACGTCGACGTCGACGACCGCCAGGTGGCCCGCATCGAGGCGATCATCCAGTCCATGACCCCCAAGGAGCGGCGCGAGCCGAAGCTCCTCAACGGTCGCCGGCGCAAGCGGATCGCGGCCGGCTCCGGCACCTCGGTCCAGGAGGTCAACCGGCTCGTCAAACAGTTCGCCGAGGTGCAGAAGCTCATGAAGTCGGCGTCGAAGATGGCCGGCATGCAGGGGATGAAGCCCAAGGGGGTCAAGGGCGCGAAGGCCCAGGCCGCGGCGCTCAAGCAGCTGCAATCGGGAGGTGGGCTGCCCGGCGGGATGCCCGGGCTCGGTGGTGGCGGCGGCATGGGTGGCTTCGCGGGACTGCAACCGTCCCCCAAGAAGGGCAAGCGCCGCTGA
- a CDS encoding phytanoyl-CoA dioxygenase family protein, protein MPDIDGLHLDEATIEDFRADGAVAVRGVATPDEVASLRAGIERNLAEPGPLFGVASPDDDTGRFVEDFCNWDRIPEYGAFVRHSRGAAIAGHLMGAQEVRLHHDHMLVKEPGTRQRTPWHQDQPYYNIDGTQTCSMWLVLDPVDRGSTLTFVAGSHRGPWLMPRTFLSEQAKWFPEGSLADLPDVDGDLARDPAAHRILGWPLEPGDAVFFSMLTLHAAGGVEGPSRRRAFSVRYVGDDVRHAPRRWRTSPEFEGLHDELPAGAPLDHPRFPVLWRRKRLGVSG, encoded by the coding sequence GTGCCTGACATCGACGGCCTCCATCTCGACGAGGCGACGATCGAGGACTTCCGTGCCGACGGCGCCGTGGCCGTCCGCGGTGTGGCGACGCCCGACGAGGTGGCGTCGCTGCGCGCCGGCATCGAGCGCAACCTCGCCGAACCGGGTCCGCTGTTCGGCGTCGCCAGCCCCGATGACGACACCGGCCGCTTCGTCGAGGACTTCTGCAACTGGGATCGCATCCCCGAGTACGGCGCCTTCGTCCGCCACTCGCGTGGCGCCGCCATCGCCGGGCACCTGATGGGGGCGCAGGAGGTCCGGCTCCACCACGACCACATGCTGGTGAAGGAGCCGGGAACACGGCAACGCACGCCGTGGCACCAGGACCAGCCCTACTACAACATCGACGGGACGCAGACCTGCTCGATGTGGCTGGTGCTCGACCCGGTGGACCGTGGCTCGACGCTCACGTTCGTCGCCGGCTCCCACCGTGGACCGTGGTTGATGCCCCGGACCTTCCTGAGCGAACAGGCCAAGTGGTTTCCCGAGGGCAGCCTCGCCGACCTGCCCGACGTCGACGGCGACCTCGCACGCGATCCTGCCGCCCATCGGATCCTGGGCTGGCCGCTCGAGCCCGGCGACGCGGTGTTCTTCAGCATGCTCACGCTGCACGCGGCCGGCGGCGTCGAGGGCCCCAGCCGCCGACGCGCCTTCTCGGTGCGCTACGTCGGCGACGACGTCCGACACGCGCCGCGGCGGTGGCGCACCTCACCGGAGTTCGAGGGACTGCACGACGAGCTGCCGGCCGGCGCACCCCTGGACCACCCACGCTTCCCGGTGCTCTGGCGGCGGAAGCGGCTCGGCGTCAGCGGGTGA
- a CDS encoding ArsA family ATPase — protein MSAARPICFVGGKGGVGKTTVSAALAAAMAAAGQRTLLVSTDPAHSTGDLLGRPLGGDPVGVADDLEAVEIDPQAAADAYVEAVRHDVHRAVSPEVRATVDRHLDLASRAAGTLESALLDRLADLLDGAGTRWDRIVVDTAPTGHTLRLLAMPELLAGWVQGLVRQREKARGVDRMLRNLAGDETPADDPVLERLQAQRHRLVRLRELLHERARVHLVLIPERLPIEETDRTLLALDDAGLSVGTLVVNRVLPEHADGDFLAQRRAQQRDYLDEIDRRFADRDRLQVAQLPRDVADPDSLAEVQRQVAALVTR, from the coding sequence TTGAGCGCGGCGCGACCGATCTGCTTCGTCGGTGGCAAGGGTGGCGTGGGCAAGACGACCGTGTCGGCGGCGCTCGCCGCGGCCATGGCGGCCGCCGGGCAGCGCACGCTGCTGGTGTCGACCGATCCGGCGCACTCCACCGGTGATCTGCTCGGTCGTCCGCTCGGCGGCGACCCGGTCGGGGTGGCGGACGACCTCGAGGCGGTCGAGATCGACCCGCAGGCCGCCGCCGATGCCTATGTCGAGGCCGTCCGCCACGACGTGCACCGGGCGGTCAGCCCCGAGGTGCGAGCGACCGTCGACCGCCATCTCGACCTCGCGAGCCGGGCCGCCGGCACGTTGGAGTCTGCACTGCTCGATCGTCTGGCGGACCTGCTCGATGGCGCGGGCACGCGGTGGGACCGCATCGTCGTCGACACCGCGCCGACGGGGCACACCCTGCGCCTGCTCGCGATGCCCGAACTGCTTGCCGGCTGGGTCCAGGGCCTGGTTCGTCAACGGGAGAAAGCCCGCGGCGTCGACCGGATGCTGCGCAATCTCGCGGGGGACGAGACGCCCGCCGACGATCCCGTGCTCGAGCGCCTCCAGGCCCAGCGCCACCGCCTGGTCCGCCTCCGCGAACTGCTGCACGAGCGCGCACGGGTCCACCTCGTCCTCATTCCCGAGCGGCTCCCGATCGAGGAGACCGACCGCACCCTGCTCGCGCTCGACGACGCCGGACTGAGCGTGGGCACCCTGGTCGTCAATCGCGTGTTGCCCGAACACGCCGACGGCGACTTCCTCGCCCAACGGCGGGCACAGCAGCGCGACTACCTCGACGAGATCGACCGTCGCTTCGCCGATCGCGACCGGCTCCAGGTGGCCCAACTGCCACGCGACGTCGCCGATCCCGACAGCCTGGCCGAGGTGCAGCGTCAGGTCGCGGCACTGGTCACCCGCTGA
- a CDS encoding cory-CC-star protein, which translates to MTPAVPHRAPSAAAAVRAVPGGRGGRFRRALRRLADGHDQLFLSKWRSGLQREARRQEDDFLALLLLSSYGIDDPAAFHTLPLTAEMVEAFHRWHQREGHDRFPTTGVCC; encoded by the coding sequence GTGACCCCAGCCGTACCCCACCGGGCACCCTCGGCCGCTGCGGCGGTCCGGGCGGTGCCCGGTGGGCGTGGTGGCCGGTTCCGGCGGGCGCTGCGGCGGCTGGCCGACGGCCACGACCAGCTGTTCCTGTCGAAGTGGCGGTCGGGGCTGCAGCGCGAGGCGAGGCGCCAGGAGGACGACTTCCTCGCGTTGCTGCTGCTGTCCAGTTACGGCATCGACGACCCCGCCGCCTTCCACACGCTGCCGTTGACCGCCGAGATGGTCGAGGCGTTCCACCGCTGGCACCAGCGCGAGGGGCACGACCGGTTTCCGACGACCGGTGTCTGCTGTTGA
- a CDS encoding carbon starvation protein A, whose protein sequence is MPALVVLLVVMGMFYLGWRYYSLYLSEKVYALNDANVTPAHTLNDGVDYVPTNKHVLFGHHFTSVAGAAPIVGPAIAVFWGWLPALIWVVLGTIFAAGVHDFGSLVVSVRNRAQNIGTLTKSVLNPRSRTLFLVIIFFLLTLVNAVFAVVIGNLFVANPGAVIPIVAEIPLAIGIGAYIYRTKTSALIPSIVGVVALYALILVGRQFPIELDGAAEMLGMGPRTLWILLLFLYAFVASRIPVWILLQPRDYINSHQLFIALGVIFLGLIIGLDRIAAPAINTAVPDGSPSFFPFLFVTVACGAISGFHSLVASGTTSKQLDKESDARHVGYLGAVGEGSLAMGAILATTAGITAVGLNWEELYVDFGAAGAGAVGNFVAGIAGFASHLGVPEDLGRIFAAVVVISFAATTMDTGVRLQRYILQEIGDMVGTTADGRERGGAGGAFRRVTHNLTAVTALAVIVPLGLALMPGRGDAEAQGFAFGRLWTLFGTTNQLTAGLALAVIAVYVTKQGRSAVAQLVPLSFLLVMTVWALIVNLIDFVERGDWLLAPLDAIILVLAGWLIVEAFLGMKKAREDRATIDETISS, encoded by the coding sequence GTGCCCGCACTCGTGGTGCTCCTCGTCGTCATGGGAATGTTCTACCTGGGATGGCGGTACTACTCGCTGTATCTGTCCGAGAAGGTGTACGCGCTCAACGACGCCAACGTCACGCCGGCGCACACGCTCAACGACGGCGTGGACTACGTCCCGACCAACAAGCACGTCCTGTTCGGCCACCACTTCACCTCGGTCGCGGGAGCCGCACCGATCGTCGGACCGGCCATCGCGGTCTTCTGGGGCTGGTTGCCGGCGCTGATCTGGGTCGTGCTCGGCACCATCTTCGCGGCGGGCGTCCACGACTTCGGCTCGCTGGTGGTGTCGGTGCGCAACCGCGCCCAGAACATCGGCACGCTGACCAAGTCGGTGCTCAACCCGCGGTCGCGCACCCTGTTCCTGGTCATCATCTTCTTCCTGCTCACGCTCGTGAACGCCGTGTTCGCGGTCGTGATCGGCAACCTGTTCGTCGCCAACCCCGGGGCCGTCATCCCGATCGTGGCCGAGATCCCGCTGGCCATCGGCATCGGCGCCTACATCTACCGCACCAAGACCAGCGCCCTGATTCCCTCGATCGTCGGCGTGGTCGCGCTGTACGCGCTGATCCTGGTCGGGCGTCAGTTCCCCATCGAACTCGACGGCGCCGCCGAGATGCTGGGCATGGGCCCGCGGACCCTGTGGATCCTGCTGCTGTTCCTGTACGCGTTCGTCGCCTCCCGCATCCCGGTGTGGATCCTGCTCCAGCCGCGCGACTACATCAACAGCCACCAGCTGTTCATCGCGCTGGGCGTGATCTTCCTGGGCCTGATCATCGGGCTGGACCGGATCGCCGCGCCCGCGATCAACACCGCGGTACCGGACGGCTCGCCGTCGTTCTTCCCGTTCCTGTTCGTGACCGTGGCGTGCGGCGCCATCTCGGGCTTCCACTCCCTCGTGGCGTCCGGCACGACCTCCAAGCAGTTGGACAAGGAGTCCGACGCCCGCCACGTCGGCTACCTCGGCGCGGTCGGCGAGGGCTCGCTGGCGATGGGCGCCATCCTGGCCACCACGGCAGGCATCACGGCGGTCGGGTTGAACTGGGAGGAGCTCTACGTCGACTTCGGGGCGGCCGGTGCCGGCGCGGTCGGCAACTTCGTCGCCGGGATCGCGGGTTTCGCCAGCCACCTCGGGGTGCCCGAGGACCTGGGCCGCATCTTCGCGGCCGTGGTCGTGATCTCGTTCGCCGCCACCACGATGGACACCGGTGTCCGACTGCAGCGCTACATCCTGCAGGAGATCGGGGACATGGTGGGTACGACCGCGGATGGTCGGGAGCGCGGTGGAGCGGGCGGCGCCTTCCGCCGGGTGACGCACAACCTCACCGCCGTCACGGCGCTGGCCGTGATCGTGCCCCTGGGGCTCGCGCTGATGCCCGGCCGCGGGGACGCCGAGGCCCAGGGCTTCGCCTTCGGCCGGCTGTGGACGTTGTTCGGGACCACCAACCAGCTCACCGCCGGACTCGCGCTGGCCGTCATCGCGGTCTACGTCACCAAGCAGGGGCGCAGTGCCGTGGCGCAGTTGGTACCCCTGAGCTTCCTGCTCGTGATGACCGTGTGGGCGCTGATCGTCAACCTGATCGACTTCGTCGAACGTGGCGACTGGCTGCTCGCGCCGCTCGACGCGATCATCCTGGTCCTGGCCGGGTGGCTCATCGTCGAGGCGTTCCTCGGCATGAAGAAGGCCCGCGAGGACCGCGCCACGATCGATGAGACCATCTCCTCGTGA
- the ftsY gene encoding signal recognition particle-docking protein FtsY: MEFLTESPELLFVLAAVAAGLFGGLGVARRRKDDTAPDTTDERPAPTKKRDTLELPVEDDTDTAAPEVVVPDTPAELVEAPTLTPRERFRQRLSRTRNVLGASVADLFGRGVTDEAWEGLEEALITADVGVTATMEIVEDLKRRSREEGATSAEAVVELLKQELRDALGTADRSLGRATDDGPTVWLVTGVNGTGKTTTIGKLAAIEQRGERRVVLAAADTFRAAAADQLGIWADRTGAHLVRKEEGADPAAVAFEGYAAAAERQVDLLIVDTAGRLHNKRELMDELGKVKRVLEKQAGPLEETLLVLDATTGQNGISQARAFLEAVEVTGIALTKLDGSSKGGIVVAVQRELGLPVKLVGLGEEIDDLAPFDPDLFVDGLFDRL, encoded by the coding sequence ATGGAATTCCTCACCGAGTCACCGGAACTGCTGTTCGTCCTCGCCGCGGTCGCGGCGGGGCTCTTCGGTGGCCTCGGTGTGGCGCGCCGTCGCAAGGACGACACCGCCCCGGACACCACCGACGAGCGGCCGGCCCCGACCAAGAAGCGCGACACCCTCGAGCTCCCGGTCGAGGACGACACGGACACGGCCGCGCCAGAGGTCGTCGTTCCCGACACCCCCGCCGAACTCGTCGAGGCGCCGACGCTCACGCCGCGTGAGCGGTTCCGGCAGCGACTCAGCCGCACCCGCAACGTCCTCGGCGCCTCGGTCGCCGACCTGTTCGGCCGCGGGGTCACCGACGAAGCCTGGGAAGGCCTCGAGGAAGCGTTGATCACGGCCGATGTCGGGGTGACCGCGACGATGGAGATCGTCGAGGACCTCAAGCGCCGCAGCCGTGAGGAGGGTGCGACCAGCGCCGAGGCGGTCGTCGAGCTGCTCAAGCAGGAGCTTCGCGACGCGCTCGGCACCGCCGACCGTTCCCTCGGTCGCGCCACCGACGACGGCCCGACCGTCTGGCTGGTTACCGGCGTCAACGGCACCGGCAAGACCACCACCATCGGGAAGCTGGCCGCGATCGAACAGCGCGGGGAGCGTCGCGTCGTGCTGGCCGCCGCCGACACCTTCCGCGCAGCGGCCGCCGACCAGCTCGGCATCTGGGCCGACCGCACCGGCGCCCACCTGGTCCGCAAGGAGGAGGGCGCCGACCCGGCCGCCGTCGCCTTCGAGGGCTACGCCGCAGCGGCCGAGCGCCAGGTCGACCTGTTGATCGTCGACACCGCCGGCCGGTTGCACAACAAGCGCGAACTGATGGACGAGCTCGGCAAGGTCAAGCGGGTGCTGGAGAAGCAGGCCGGCCCGCTCGAGGAGACGCTGCTGGTGCTGGACGCGACCACCGGCCAGAACGGGATCAGCCAGGCGCGGGCGTTCCTCGAGGCGGTGGAGGTCACCGGGATCGCGCTGACCAAGCTCGACGGCTCGTCCAAGGGCGGCATCGTGGTCGCCGTCCAACGCGAGCTCGGTCTCCCGGTCAAGCTGGTCGGGCTCGGGGAGGAGATCGACGATCTCGCCCCCTTCGACCCCGACCTGTTCGTGGACGGCCTCTTCGACCGGCTCTGA
- the smc gene encoding chromosome segregation protein SMC produces MFLRSLTLRGFKSFADKTVLEVEPGITVIVGPNGSGKSNVVDALAWVLGTHSAKKVRGGSMSDVIFAGSPTRSRANQARVEIVIDNADGRLGGAGLGTAASAAQFSEVRVARTIHADGDSGYQINGQEVRALDVQELLSDTGLGRELHTIVGQGQLDEILNAKPEERRRYIEEAAGILKHRRRRERALRKLEQVDGHIDKLKTVLRELRRQLRPLERQAEAADRYAQLQAELRDVKLRLAARELDRFTRLSESEGRDDDETSAQLREAEDDLARHREQQAELEAELARLGPAAEQAQRTYYRLTSLQERLKGTIDLVEAKRRHLVEYTEEPLAGRPPAELRAQADRVEADHHARGEERDADRHRLEEASAARREAEQARRAHEQTVQAERRRRAEQRERVLRWEGEVSALRGAVATAEAELARVASTLESLDARVAEAEHEVTQVQDEIQQLDVSEVELTATLEAAESAVAQAEAVVDDLATQMRELDAQRSSQAARAEALRAALAETGGGSAALLAADLDGVLGQVADHVRVEGGNDAALAAALGPLGEAVVVRSVDVARHAVAWLRDATPGPATVLAARGGAVAGTTDPDLRARLDAAGAVAVAELLTPASGVEEAPAVVASLQKVLAGTWVVPDWERAVALHADAPDLTFVTPDGDVAGPFGFRGGASPERSAVLTATAADDAEREAARLGARLDALREERTSADAALRDARGQLAAATDRINESDAAITGAAERLARLNKELNTLSSQRGIVAGQRDELAAVLERDRASLSELNSRGPDVPADDDVDEGPDETALELDEQVERARERELEARVRLERTTEQVRHLELQAHALRQEAEEVEAALADAARRREARRQGIVRCGELALVARDAAEALARAIAAAATDRDDVQAELSRVRGGLAGVRDAVGQATGARDELKERRHAAELRRADVANRLQQVVDRLRSEFSLAPDEVRAEHPDAGNYDEAALTEREDVLVRKLGLLGRVNPLALEEFKALEERHAFLSDQIDDLRRSKRDLEEVVVAVDDRIREVFRQAYDDIAREFELTFATVFPGGHGRLVLTDPDDLLLTGIEVEARPPGKKVTRLSLLSGGERSLTVLAFVFAIFRARPSPFYVLDEVDAALDDVNLQRLLRVVRSFRGHAQIIMVTHQKRSMEIADVLYGVTMGPDAVTKVVAERLRTPAAVAALEDRASDAPTEAVVDAEAVEEPVRG; encoded by the coding sequence GTGTTTCTCAGGTCCCTGACCCTGCGCGGCTTCAAGTCGTTCGCGGACAAGACCGTGCTCGAGGTCGAGCCCGGCATCACCGTCATCGTCGGTCCCAACGGCTCGGGCAAGTCCAACGTGGTCGACGCGCTCGCATGGGTGCTCGGTACCCACTCCGCGAAGAAGGTCCGCGGCGGGTCGATGTCCGACGTCATCTTCGCCGGTTCGCCGACGCGGTCGCGGGCCAACCAGGCGCGTGTCGAGATCGTGATCGACAACGCCGACGGCCGGTTGGGTGGCGCCGGCCTCGGCACGGCCGCCAGCGCCGCGCAGTTCAGCGAGGTCCGCGTCGCCCGCACCATCCATGCCGACGGCGACAGCGGCTACCAGATCAACGGCCAGGAGGTCCGTGCCCTCGACGTCCAGGAGCTGTTGTCGGACACCGGACTGGGCCGCGAGCTGCACACCATCGTCGGGCAGGGACAGCTCGACGAGATCCTCAACGCCAAGCCCGAGGAGCGACGCCGCTACATCGAGGAAGCCGCTGGCATCCTCAAACACCGCCGCCGTCGCGAACGTGCCCTGCGCAAGCTCGAACAGGTCGACGGGCACATCGACAAGCTCAAGACCGTCCTGCGCGAGTTGCGACGCCAGCTGCGCCCGCTCGAACGGCAGGCGGAGGCGGCGGACCGCTACGCCCAGCTGCAGGCGGAGCTCCGGGACGTGAAGTTGCGGCTGGCCGCCCGTGAGCTCGACCGTTTCACCCGGCTCTCGGAGAGCGAGGGCCGTGACGACGACGAGACGTCGGCGCAGCTGCGGGAGGCCGAGGACGACCTCGCTCGCCACCGTGAGCAGCAGGCCGAGCTCGAGGCCGAACTGGCCCGCCTCGGGCCCGCGGCGGAGCAGGCACAGCGGACCTACTACCGGCTGACGTCGCTGCAGGAGCGCCTGAAGGGCACCATCGATCTCGTCGAGGCAAAGCGGCGCCACCTGGTGGAGTACACCGAGGAGCCGCTCGCCGGCCGCCCACCCGCCGAGCTGCGCGCCCAGGCCGACCGGGTCGAAGCCGACCACCACGCGCGCGGCGAGGAACGCGACGCCGACCGCCACCGGCTCGAGGAGGCCAGCGCCGCGCGCCGTGAGGCCGAGCAGGCCCGCCGCGCCCACGAACAGACCGTGCAGGCCGAACGTCGGCGTCGGGCCGAACAACGGGAACGGGTACTGCGCTGGGAGGGCGAGGTCTCGGCGCTGCGTGGCGCCGTCGCCACCGCCGAGGCCGAACTCGCCCGGGTCGCTTCGACGCTCGAGAGCCTGGACGCCCGCGTGGCCGAGGCCGAGCACGAGGTCACCCAGGTCCAGGACGAGATCCAGCAGCTCGACGTCAGCGAGGTCGAACTGACCGCGACCCTCGAGGCCGCCGAGTCCGCGGTGGCACAGGCCGAGGCCGTCGTCGACGACCTCGCCACGCAGATGCGCGAGCTCGACGCCCAGCGATCGTCGCAGGCGGCACGTGCCGAGGCGCTGCGTGCCGCCCTCGCCGAGACCGGCGGCGGTAGCGCGGCACTGCTCGCGGCCGACCTCGACGGGGTACTCGGCCAGGTCGCCGACCACGTCCGCGTCGAGGGCGGGAACGACGCCGCCTTGGCCGCGGCGCTCGGGCCACTCGGGGAGGCCGTGGTCGTCCGGTCCGTCGACGTTGCCCGCCACGCCGTCGCCTGGCTGCGCGACGCGACGCCGGGCCCGGCCACCGTCCTCGCCGCACGGGGGGGCGCCGTCGCGGGGACGACCGATCCCGACCTTCGCGCCCGGCTGGACGCGGCCGGTGCCGTCGCCGTCGCCGAGCTGCTGACCCCGGCGTCCGGCGTCGAGGAGGCACCCGCGGTCGTCGCCTCGCTCCAGAAGGTGCTGGCCGGGACGTGGGTGGTCCCGGACTGGGAACGTGCCGTCGCCCTGCACGCCGACGCACCCGATCTCACCTTCGTGACCCCCGACGGCGACGTCGCGGGACCGTTCGGTTTCCGTGGCGGCGCGTCCCCCGAGCGCTCCGCCGTGCTGACCGCCACGGCCGCTGACGACGCCGAGCGCGAGGCCGCCCGACTCGGCGCCCGTCTGGATGCGTTGCGCGAGGAGCGGACGTCGGCCGACGCCGCCCTTCGTGACGCGCGCGGGCAGCTGGCCGCCGCAACCGACCGCATCAACGAGTCCGACGCGGCGATCACCGGCGCGGCCGAACGACTCGCGCGGCTCAACAAGGAGCTCAACACCCTCTCGAGCCAGCGGGGGATCGTCGCCGGTCAACGCGACGAGCTCGCCGCGGTGCTCGAACGCGACCGGGCGTCACTGTCCGAGCTCAACAGCCGCGGACCCGACGTCCCTGCCGACGACGACGTCGACGAAGGACCCGACGAGACCGCGCTCGAGCTCGACGAACAGGTCGAGCGCGCACGCGAACGGGAGCTCGAGGCGCGGGTGCGACTCGAACGCACCACCGAGCAGGTCCGTCACCTCGAGCTGCAGGCCCACGCGTTGCGCCAGGAGGCCGAGGAGGTCGAGGCCGCCCTCGCCGACGCGGCCCGCCGCCGCGAGGCGCGCCGGCAGGGCATCGTGCGCTGCGGGGAGCTGGCGCTGGTCGCTCGCGACGCCGCCGAGGCCCTGGCGCGCGCCATCGCGGCTGCCGCGACCGACCGCGACGACGTGCAGGCGGAACTGTCGCGCGTCCGAGGCGGGTTGGCAGGGGTCCGGGACGCGGTCGGGCAGGCCACCGGCGCACGCGACGAGCTCAAGGAGCGCCGCCACGCCGCCGAGTTGCGCCGTGCCGACGTCGCCAACCGGTTGCAGCAGGTCGTCGACCGCCTTCGCAGCGAGTTCTCGCTCGCCCCCGACGAGGTTCGCGCCGAGCACCCGGATGCGGGCAACTACGACGAGGCGGCGCTCACCGAGCGCGAGGACGTGCTCGTGCGCAAGCTCGGGCTGCTCGGTCGCGTCAACCCCCTGGCCCTCGAGGAGTTCAAGGCACTGGAGGAACGGCACGCGTTCCTGTCGGACCAGATCGACGACCTGCGCCGGTCGAAACGCGATCTCGAGGAGGTCGTCGTCGCCGTCGACGACCGGATCCGCGAGGTCTTCCGGCAGGCCTACGACGACATCGCGCGCGAGTTCGAGCTCACCTTCGCCACGGTGTTCCCCGGTGGCCATGGTCGCCTCGTCCTGACCGACCCCGACGACCTGCTGCTGACCGGCATCGAGGTGGAGGCGCGGCCGCCGGGCAAGAAGGTGACCCGCCTCTCGCTGCTCTCCGGTGGGGAGCGTTCGCTGACCGTCCTGGCGTTCGTCTTCGCGATCTTCCGCGCCCGTCCCAGCCCGTTCTACGTGCTCGACGAGGTGGACGCCGCCCTCGACGACGTCAACCTCCAGCGACTCCTGCGGGTCGTGCGCAGCTTCCGTGGCCACGCCCAGATCATCATGGTCACCCACCAGAAGCGCTCGATGGAGATCGCCGACGTCCTGTACGGCGTCACGATGGGGCCCGACGCCGTCACGAAGGTGGTCGCCGAGCGGCTGCGGACGCCGGCGGCCGTCGCCGCGCTCGAGGACCGCGCCAGCGATGCCCCGACCGAGGCCGTGGTCGATGCCGAAGCGGTCGAGGAGCCGGTCCGCGGCTGA